The following is a genomic window from Opitutus sp. GAS368.
GATCTCGGCGTCGGTGAGCCTCGCCTCCGGGTGCATGAGCCGGTAGGAGGCGAGCGGCATGCCATGATCGCGCACCTCGTCGGCCACGGCCTGCAGCTTGCGGACCGTGCGTTTCGTGTCGTAGCGGGCAAAATCCGAGAAATTCAGCTCGGCCTTTCCGTCGGTGACGTGCTGGTTCATCCACCACGCCACCGGCTGCACCGCGGCGTACCATGGGTATTTGGTATTATCCGAGTGGCAGTCATAACAGGCGCGCTGCAGCATGGCCTTCACCTGGCCGGACACCTTCTCCCGGGCAGCCAGCGACGCCGGCCCTTCCGTCGGGCCGGTGTTGCGCGGCGTCGGAACGAACTGCACGGCAACGAGCGCCGCCAGGAGGCCGAGGCCGGTGACTCGCAGGGTTTTATTCATGGGGCGGGCCCAGCCAAAGCGCCAAACCCCCTTCGCGAAAGCCTAAACTTGCCGGCCGTCGCCGGTGTAACTCCCTGCCGGCAAGCAAAAAAGCCGCCGGGTAAAGATCCCCGGAGCAAGCTCTGGAGTATCGGACCCATCGCGGATGAACCGGCGGATTTTCGTAAATGGTGCGGGAGAAGAGACTCGAACGTCGCGGGGCGAAATTACAAACAGGGCTGACATCGGCAAGATGCGGAAGCCGAAAAATCAATTTCCACCAAGAGCCTTACTCCCATCCGACCAGCCAAAACCCGCGCCGGGAAGGGTCCAAGGCCACGACGAGGCGTCCTTGCGCGGCAGAATTTCGGCCAATCCCAATGACCGACTCTTCGCCTGACTGCGTCACACCAGCTTCAGTTTAGCGAGCAGGTCAGTGACCGCCCACGGCTCGGCGCTAGATGAGGTCGCCCGATCCGATCTCAAGCGGTTCGCCGGCGAGGACTTTCTGGGCGCGTTTCTGGTCGAATTCCTTTTCCCAGGTAGCGATGGTCACCACGGCGACGGCATTGCCGATCAGATTGGTGAGCGCGCGGGCCTGCGACATGAAGCGGTCGATGCCCAGAATCAACGTGAGCCCCGCGACCGGGACGATCTGGGTCGAGGCAAGGGTGGCCGACAGGGTGATGAAGCCACCCCCCGTGACGGCCGCCGCCCCCTTGGAGGTCAGCAGCAACACCATCAGCATCCCCAGCTGCTGGCCCAGGCTCAGCGGGGTGTCGGTGGCCTGGGCAATGAAGACCGCGGCCATCGTGAGATAGATGGAGGTGCCGTCGAGGTTGAAAGAATAGCCCGCGGGCACCACCAGACCCACGACCGGTTTCGAGCAACCCAGGTTTTCCATCTTGGCGATCAATCCGGGCAGGGCGGTTTCCGAGGAGGAGGTCCCGATGACGAGGAACAGTTCCTCCCGGAGGTAGCGCAGGAAGCGCCACAAGCCCAGGCCGCTCAGGCGCAGAATGGCCCCGAGCACCACGATGATGAACACCGCCATGGTGAGATACACGCAGGCCATCAGCGAGGCGAGGCCGGCCAGGCTGTGCAGGCCGAATTTCCCGACAGTGAACGCGACCGCGGCGAACGCGGCCAGGGGCGCCAGTTTCACGATGAAACCGACCACGCGCATCAGCATCTTGAAGGTGTCTTCCAGCAGCTCGGTCACCCGCCGGCCCTTGGTTCCCATCTGCACCAGGGCGGCGCCGCACAGGATGGCCACGAGCAGCACCTGGAGGATTTCGCCCGAGGTCAGGGCGCCGGGCAGCGTGCCGGGGATGATGTTCAGCAGGTAGTCGACCAGACCGATTTTCTTGGCCGGGTTGAGGTAGGTGCTGACGGCGCCCGCGTCCAGCGCGGCCGCGTTGGCATGGATGCCCGCGCCGGGCTGCACCCAGTTGACCACCGCCAGCCCGATCAACAGCGCGAGCGTGGTGACGACTTCAAAATAAACGAGGGCCTTCAGCCCGACGCGACCGACTTTTTTCAAGTCGGACATGCTGCCGATCCCGACGACGATGGTGCAAAAGATGATCGGACTGATCAGCATCGTCACCAGCCGGACGAAGGCGTCGGCGACCGGCTTGAGCCCGGCGCCGAAGCCCGGCCAGAACTGGCCGCACACTCCGCCAAGCACGACGGCGATGAGGACTTGGATGTAAAGGTGACGCAGGTATTTCATCAGGAAGTTTGGTCCGGCAAGGCGCAGCCGGCCTGATCAGCCGGGATCGCGCCATCGGTTGGTGTGTGCTGCCGCGAACGGGAAAGGACGGGGCGGCCGGTTGCGGTCATGGCAGATCGAACCGCGGGCGGGGCGTTGACACGCTGATGGGGTTACCCGGTGCAGAGGGCGGTGAGGGCACCGACATCCGGCAAATCCTCCAGATGCTTGACGCCTTCGATGATCTGGCGGGCTTTCGCCTCCGGCCAGCCCGCATAGGC
Proteins encoded in this region:
- a CDS encoding heme-binding domain-containing protein; amino-acid sequence: MNKTLRVTGLGLLAALVAVQFVPTPRNTGPTEGPASLAAREKVSGQVKAMLQRACYDCHSDNTKYPWYAAVQPVAWWMNQHVTDGKAELNFSDFARYDTKRTVRKLQAVADEVRDHGMPLASYRLMHPEARLTDAEIALLAKWAEDLADDIQSR
- the dctA gene encoding C4-dicarboxylate transporter DctA: MMKYLRHLYIQVLIAVVLGGVCGQFWPGFGAGLKPVADAFVRLVTMLISPIIFCTIVVGIGSMSDLKKVGRVGLKALVYFEVVTTLALLIGLAVVNWVQPGAGIHANAAALDAGAVSTYLNPAKKIGLVDYLLNIIPGTLPGALTSGEILQVLLVAILCGAALVQMGTKGRRVTELLEDTFKMLMRVVGFIVKLAPLAAFAAVAFTVGKFGLHSLAGLASLMACVYLTMAVFIIVVLGAILRLSGLGLWRFLRYLREELFLVIGTSSSETALPGLIAKMENLGCSKPVVGLVVPAGYSFNLDGTSIYLTMAAVFIAQATDTPLSLGQQLGMLMVLLLTSKGAAAVTGGGFITLSATLASTQIVPVAGLTLILGIDRFMSQARALTNLIGNAVAVVTIATWEKEFDQKRAQKVLAGEPLEIGSGDLI